From the genome of Papaver somniferum cultivar HN1 chromosome 2, ASM357369v1, whole genome shotgun sequence, one region includes:
- the LOC113347454 gene encoding stress enhanced protein 2, chloroplastic-like has product MATTVTCRAIFCELKPEKLAIQKLKSANLSSNDDVKVLLQPRVCTLRSYGSERAGLVRTATQPRRVVVDNGDYAEIDEYDGGSPFFPSLSEYIESSRKSRDIEMIFGRVSMVVFATTLAVESITGNSLFQKMDLQEITETAGACLAAVVFSAAFAYLSSARTKVNRVFNVKCNSFIDLFIDNLIEGLFFESELSDWVDDL; this is encoded by the exons ATGGCTACTACAGTTACCTGCAGGGCGATATTCTGTGAGTTGAAACCAGAGAAACTAGCGATTCAGAAGCTGAAATCGGCTAATTTATCGTCGAATGATGATGTGAAGGTTTTGCTACAGCCAAGAGTTTGTACTCTAAGGTCATATGGTTCAGAACGAGCTGGACTGGTCAGAACAGCAACACAACCGCGTAGAGTGGTCGTTGATAACGGTGATTACGCTGAAATTGATGAATACGATGGAGGGTCACCGTTTTTCCCAAGTTTATCGGAGTATATCGAGAGTTCGAGAAAGAGTCGGGATATTGAAATGATCTTTGGTCGTGTCTCGATG GTTGTTTTTGCTACAACATTGGCAGTGGAATCTATCACGGGGAACTCGCTATTCCAAAAGATGGACTTACAGGAGATCACAGAAACAGCCGGGGCTTGTTTGGCTGCCGTAGTATTTTCTGCTGCTTTTGCATATCTATCAAGTGCCCGAACCAAGGTGAATCGAGTTTTCAATGTCAAGTGTAACTCATTCATTGATCTTTTCATCGATAATCTAATCGAAGGACTGTTTTTCGAAAGTGAACTTAGCGATTGGGTGGACGATCTTTAG